One Mycolicibacterium crocinum DNA window includes the following coding sequences:
- a CDS encoding DUF3320 domain-containing protein — protein MGQTLTTLAGGLSPFVSQVLNRLLPPGTDWAELLRAKDGANGRRGGEYQSRDLALMLRAMTERLGELGYPFNKAMPRQAEIYAKELREVRNKWAHTGEFSDAETYRAIDSAELLLRAIGATDVAERIHQLKDAVAPAAPAGKHSLAPTVVSVSTPSAQAEDAPRIDIATITDLSYAMAHCRIPVVDHITVDNTGGDRQGAVLEIDVVSADGSHGGPAEIHLDLLAHQPTVLRTVDLKLDPGSMLRVDEQRPGDIRVVLRDSTGAVLADAAKEVNILAANQWKATPPQLALEMLAAYIQPNAAVISGLMLEISDRLQASTENSSIDGYQSESPERVDAIVRAVFDAMKARDIRYAEPPASWGDIGQKVRTPAEVLDGRLGTCLDTTLVMAAVLEQCGINSTIWLLRGHAFLGYWRIDGALPNVSTTEPVEVVNQVDLTNIGLIETTMLTQSAADATFDDAQRAPRNRHLGDDLTSILGVTDVQQARRARIYPLPSRSVDSDGNVVVSEYKPGAGPVIAPYTATESKPAAQADGVPPRIGQWKNALLDLSLRNKLINYTDRAGYRLDVPGSALSRFEDAINAGAQISLLGSDEVQSVDIARGIRFGRDLPEPDRELLLANKHGAYVDITVASYKSKLRYLANKAKTIVEETGANNLYLAFGMLSWELPDRQLKSPLVLVPVTLSTTNRGERYVLTMDEAGMSTPNYCLVEKLRTALGLEIPTLAQPDEDASGIDLTGTFNGVRQAIADAKLPFRVEDTVHLSVLQFAKFPLWKDLDESWKELSRNSLVRHLIESPQTSFVDPVADLAEPNLDELSTTVPVPADASQLRAVADAVGGRTFVLEGPPGTGKSQTITNLLAHAMATGRRVLFVAEKRAALDVVKKRLENVGLGELSLDIHDKAARPAAVRAQIKHALELRLSHDADLLKTKLQVAESSRHSLARYADRLHEQNAVGQSLYTARSSELAADQDVTPLAVPRSLVTNSDPTVFDAVARALRTLPEKVDDARPRPDHPWAFIDRVPPTGLDPARIHAAAVTFDNALAELQARGIALDVLTKYGSPGDVDAWSRLTAEPCYPLAAVDGLHTPQGQAHLTGIEQVMAHLRQARPEWLSTVTPAVVDLDVPAIHAAAVAADESGFFGRKKRRRAVVAQLTDVLAVDPAAVDLKTLSKLTEQLQQSHAVVADLRQRVSALPILVFERPWNPFVDADAAHLAATVAAVRRIGQVLSAQPTHPRVADLRTFYTSHPTGAFGPVLQSWSTAWTQLAQTTGADILRDGFIAQWWAGRAARKLESAATIERWVALLQHVEPLVSADMPHARAQILAGKVVAEDASLAFDRGVAAASIAERLDASGLSEFDVTAHGKAIQRFTTSSSAIRDELRRSIPAGLLADRKFDAYTESGQVGLLKRQLDRKRGGMSVRALMDNFGELITQILPCTLMSPDSVARFFPARPDIFDIVVFDEASQIRVADAIGAMGRAKAVVVVGDSKQMPPTSFAEASASLDDETTDGNPEVVADEESILSECVQSLVPQQWLSWHYRSQDEALIAFSNIHYYNGRLASFPAPLTPASGHGISLVRVDGQFQRSGKGKTLRTNQIEAERILADIRRRFAESPDKAPSIGVITFNAQQRDLIENLLRDTGDERLLQALDHPDGLFVKNLENVQGDERDAILFSVAFSKNDKGFVPLNFGPLSRPGGERRLNVAITRARCEVVLYASFDPSELRAEETTQVGTKHLRAYLEMAQRGVEMITQGGRRNAVIDRHRDDIADALRREGLVVRSDVGLSDFRVDLVVSDPDEPDQPLVAILLDGTEWYGRRTVADRDGLPIDVLSNLLHWPGVERIWLPEWLSQREATVARIRDAVAAAKQRRLEPPAPSVELVTLPATPEPAEFTAFKSAASVTPAVKPVTVRRHAALADYSPWMPVVIGGINVLDEIHTSYNRSHVVKIVESIIETEAPVHKDRLARLVGGAFGLSRVSEDRKRAIQRVVPQEYTRADDADFYWPTGTEPQTWRTVRVPETGESRPIDEVSLVELGNAMVVVAEQSGGAMKDDLKRQAMALFGVKRMGAAVTTRLDAALERAVAVGKLRVLPSGVVVAGSA, from the coding sequence GTGGGGCAAACGCTGACCACACTGGCCGGTGGCCTGTCGCCGTTTGTCAGTCAGGTGCTCAACCGGTTGCTCCCACCGGGCACTGACTGGGCCGAACTGCTGCGGGCAAAGGATGGTGCGAACGGTCGCCGAGGCGGCGAATACCAGAGCCGCGACCTTGCCCTCATGCTGCGCGCGATGACCGAGCGTCTCGGGGAACTCGGCTATCCCTTCAACAAGGCCATGCCCAGGCAGGCCGAGATCTATGCGAAGGAGCTGCGCGAGGTCCGCAATAAGTGGGCACACACCGGAGAGTTCAGTGATGCCGAGACTTACCGCGCCATCGACTCGGCCGAACTCCTGCTGCGCGCCATCGGAGCGACCGACGTCGCGGAACGAATCCACCAGCTCAAGGACGCCGTAGCGCCGGCCGCACCGGCTGGAAAGCACTCGCTGGCCCCGACCGTCGTCTCCGTGTCCACACCGTCGGCGCAGGCCGAGGATGCGCCGCGGATCGACATCGCCACCATCACCGACCTCAGCTACGCAATGGCCCACTGCCGCATCCCGGTCGTCGACCACATCACCGTCGACAACACCGGCGGTGACCGACAGGGGGCGGTCCTCGAGATCGACGTGGTCAGCGCCGACGGTTCCCACGGCGGACCCGCAGAGATCCACCTCGACCTGCTGGCACACCAACCCACCGTGCTGCGCACCGTCGACCTCAAGCTCGATCCCGGATCGATGCTGCGCGTCGACGAGCAGCGGCCCGGAGACATCCGCGTCGTTTTGCGCGACAGCACCGGCGCAGTACTCGCGGACGCCGCCAAAGAGGTCAACATCCTGGCCGCCAACCAATGGAAGGCCACCCCGCCGCAACTCGCGCTGGAGATGCTGGCCGCCTACATCCAGCCCAATGCCGCCGTCATCTCCGGTCTGATGCTCGAAATCTCGGACCGATTGCAGGCCTCGACCGAAAACTCGTCGATCGACGGGTACCAGAGCGAAAGCCCCGAACGGGTCGACGCGATTGTGCGGGCAGTCTTCGATGCAATGAAGGCTCGCGACATCCGCTACGCCGAGCCGCCGGCCAGCTGGGGCGACATCGGCCAGAAGGTGCGCACGCCCGCAGAGGTGCTTGACGGGCGCTTGGGTACGTGCCTGGACACCACACTTGTGATGGCCGCCGTGCTGGAGCAGTGCGGCATCAACTCGACGATCTGGCTGCTGCGCGGCCATGCGTTCCTGGGTTACTGGCGCATCGACGGAGCCCTTCCAAATGTGTCCACTACAGAGCCCGTCGAGGTCGTCAACCAAGTCGACCTAACGAATATCGGACTGATCGAGACCACGATGCTGACGCAGTCCGCTGCCGACGCGACATTCGACGACGCCCAACGCGCGCCGCGCAACCGGCATCTCGGTGACGACCTGACAAGCATTCTCGGCGTCACCGATGTGCAGCAGGCCCGGCGCGCACGCATCTACCCCTTGCCCAGCCGTAGCGTCGATTCCGACGGCAATGTTGTTGTGTCGGAATACAAGCCGGGAGCCGGTCCGGTCATCGCGCCGTACACAGCTACCGAGTCGAAGCCTGCCGCGCAAGCCGACGGGGTGCCGCCCCGCATCGGGCAGTGGAAGAACGCGCTGCTGGACCTGAGCCTCCGCAACAAGCTGATCAACTACACCGACCGCGCCGGCTACCGGCTCGATGTCCCCGGGTCCGCGTTGAGCCGTTTCGAAGATGCCATCAACGCCGGTGCCCAGATCTCGCTGCTCGGCTCGGACGAAGTGCAGAGCGTCGACATCGCCCGGGGGATCCGCTTCGGCCGCGACCTGCCCGAGCCTGACCGCGAATTGCTGCTTGCCAACAAGCACGGCGCCTACGTCGACATCACCGTGGCGTCGTACAAGAGCAAGCTGCGTTACCTCGCCAACAAGGCGAAGACCATTGTCGAAGAGACCGGCGCCAACAATCTTTACCTGGCTTTCGGAATGCTCAGCTGGGAGCTGCCCGACCGACAGCTGAAGTCGCCACTGGTTTTGGTTCCGGTCACACTCAGCACGACCAACCGTGGTGAACGGTATGTGCTCACCATGGATGAGGCGGGCATGTCGACGCCGAACTACTGCCTCGTCGAGAAGCTCCGCACGGCACTCGGTTTGGAAATCCCGACCCTGGCCCAGCCGGACGAAGATGCCTCGGGCATCGACCTAACCGGCACGTTCAACGGGGTGCGCCAGGCGATCGCCGATGCCAAGCTGCCGTTCCGAGTCGAAGACACGGTGCACCTGTCGGTTCTGCAGTTCGCGAAGTTCCCGCTGTGGAAGGATCTCGACGAATCGTGGAAAGAGCTGTCCCGCAACAGTTTGGTCCGCCATCTCATCGAGAGTCCGCAAACATCGTTTGTCGACCCGGTCGCCGACCTCGCCGAACCGAATCTCGATGAACTCAGTACCACCGTCCCGGTGCCCGCCGACGCGTCGCAGCTGCGCGCCGTCGCCGACGCCGTCGGCGGCCGCACTTTCGTCCTGGAAGGACCTCCAGGAACAGGAAAGTCCCAGACGATCACGAACCTGCTCGCGCATGCGATGGCAACGGGGCGGCGAGTGTTGTTCGTCGCCGAGAAGCGTGCGGCACTGGACGTGGTGAAGAAGCGTTTGGAAAATGTTGGACTGGGCGAGCTTTCGCTGGACATCCACGATAAGGCCGCTCGCCCGGCGGCAGTGCGTGCCCAGATCAAGCATGCGCTGGAGCTGCGCCTCAGCCACGACGCCGATCTGTTGAAGACCAAGCTGCAAGTCGCCGAATCGAGCCGACATAGCCTGGCCCGCTACGCCGACCGGTTGCACGAGCAGAACGCGGTGGGGCAATCGCTGTACACCGCGCGGTCTTCGGAGCTGGCGGCGGATCAGGACGTGACACCGCTTGCGGTGCCGAGAAGCCTTGTGACCAATAGTGATCCCACTGTCTTCGACGCCGTCGCGCGGGCGCTGCGTACCCTGCCCGAAAAGGTCGATGACGCCCGTCCACGGCCCGACCACCCCTGGGCATTCATTGATCGGGTGCCGCCGACGGGCCTTGATCCGGCCAGGATTCACGCTGCGGCCGTGACGTTCGACAACGCGCTGGCCGAGTTGCAAGCTCGCGGGATTGCGTTGGATGTGCTCACCAAGTATGGCAGTCCTGGTGACGTCGACGCGTGGTCGCGGCTGACGGCGGAACCATGCTATCCGCTGGCAGCCGTGGATGGGTTGCACACGCCGCAGGGGCAGGCGCATCTCACCGGTATCGAGCAGGTGATGGCACATCTGCGCCAAGCGAGACCCGAATGGTTGTCTACTGTCACACCGGCAGTCGTGGATCTGGACGTGCCGGCGATCCACGCGGCGGCGGTGGCCGCTGATGAATCCGGCTTCTTCGGTCGCAAGAAGCGTCGCCGGGCAGTCGTTGCTCAATTGACCGATGTGCTGGCCGTGGATCCGGCGGCGGTAGATCTCAAAACTCTGTCGAAGCTCACCGAGCAGCTTCAACAGAGCCACGCCGTCGTTGCCGATCTCCGCCAACGGGTTTCGGCTCTGCCGATCCTGGTGTTCGAACGCCCCTGGAATCCGTTCGTCGACGCGGACGCCGCACATCTCGCGGCAACGGTGGCGGCGGTGCGGCGGATCGGACAGGTTCTGTCGGCGCAGCCAACGCACCCACGTGTCGCGGATCTCCGCACGTTCTACACTTCGCATCCCACAGGTGCGTTCGGGCCAGTGCTGCAGTCTTGGTCCACCGCGTGGACGCAGCTGGCGCAAACGACCGGCGCCGACATCCTCCGGGACGGATTTATCGCGCAGTGGTGGGCCGGTCGAGCTGCCCGCAAGCTGGAGTCTGCGGCGACCATCGAGCGATGGGTTGCGTTGCTGCAGCACGTCGAGCCGCTTGTCTCGGCGGACATGCCTCACGCGCGAGCTCAGATTCTCGCCGGCAAAGTGGTGGCCGAAGACGCCAGCCTGGCCTTCGACCGTGGGGTGGCCGCCGCGTCGATCGCCGAGCGTCTGGATGCCAGCGGACTCAGCGAGTTCGACGTGACCGCACACGGCAAGGCGATCCAGCGTTTCACCACCAGCTCCTCGGCGATCCGTGATGAGCTGCGCCGTTCCATCCCCGCGGGGCTGCTCGCCGACCGCAAGTTCGATGCATACACCGAGAGCGGGCAAGTAGGCCTGCTCAAGCGCCAATTGGACCGCAAGCGCGGCGGAATGAGCGTGCGCGCTCTGATGGACAACTTCGGCGAGCTGATCACCCAGATCCTGCCGTGCACGCTGATGAGTCCTGACTCGGTGGCACGGTTCTTCCCCGCTCGCCCGGACATTTTCGACATCGTGGTGTTCGACGAAGCCTCGCAGATCCGCGTCGCCGACGCGATCGGCGCGATGGGACGCGCGAAAGCCGTTGTGGTCGTGGGGGACAGCAAGCAGATGCCGCCGACCAGCTTCGCCGAGGCCAGCGCATCGCTGGACGACGAAACCACGGACGGCAACCCCGAGGTCGTCGCCGACGAGGAGTCGATCCTCAGCGAATGCGTGCAATCGCTGGTTCCGCAGCAGTGGCTCTCGTGGCACTACCGCAGCCAGGACGAAGCATTGATCGCGTTCAGCAACATCCACTACTACAACGGCCGGCTGGCCTCGTTCCCGGCCCCGCTGACACCGGCGTCCGGGCACGGCATCTCGCTGGTTCGAGTCGACGGTCAGTTCCAGCGGTCCGGCAAGGGTAAGACGCTGCGCACGAACCAGATTGAGGCTGAGCGGATCTTGGCCGACATCCGGCGTCGTTTCGCGGAGTCCCCCGACAAGGCCCCGTCGATCGGCGTTATCACATTTAATGCCCAACAGCGTGACCTGATCGAGAACTTGTTGCGCGACACCGGTGACGAACGACTACTGCAGGCGCTCGACCATCCGGACGGGCTGTTCGTGAAGAATCTGGAGAACGTCCAGGGCGACGAGCGCGACGCCATCTTGTTCTCGGTGGCGTTCAGTAAGAACGATAAGGGGTTTGTGCCGCTGAACTTCGGTCCGCTGTCTCGGCCGGGCGGTGAGCGACGGCTGAACGTAGCGATCACCCGCGCGCGCTGCGAGGTGGTCCTGTACGCGAGCTTCGACCCATCAGAGCTGCGAGCGGAGGAGACGACTCAGGTCGGTACCAAGCATCTGCGCGCCTACCTGGAAATGGCTCAGCGGGGCGTCGAGATGATCACGCAAGGCGGCCGGCGCAATGCCGTGATCGACCGCCACCGCGATGACATCGCGGACGCTCTACGCCGTGAGGGTCTGGTGGTCCGATCGGATGTGGGACTTTCTGACTTCCGCGTCGATCTGGTGGTGTCCGATCCGGACGAACCTGATCAGCCATTGGTGGCGATCCTGCTCGACGGCACCGAGTGGTACGGCCGGCGCACGGTGGCCGACCGCGACGGTCTGCCGATCGATGTGCTCTCGAATCTGCTGCATTGGCCCGGAGTGGAGCGAATCTGGTTGCCGGAGTGGCTCAGTCAGCGCGAAGCCACGGTCGCGCGTATCCGCGACGCGGTGGCGGCGGCCAAGCAACGGCGCCTGGAGCCACCGGCACCTTCGGTGGAGCTGGTGACGCTCCCCGCAACGCCCGAGCCGGCGGAGTTCACAGCGTTTAAGTCGGCGGCTTCAGTCACGCCGGCGGTCAAGCCGGTGACCGTGCGGCGTCATGCTGCCCTGGCCGACTACAGCCCGTGGATGCCGGTCGTTATCGGCGGAATCAATGTGTTGGACGAAATTCATACCAGCTACAACCGGTCGCACGTCGTCAAGATCGTCGAGTCGATCATCGAGACCGAAGCGCCGGTGCACAAAGATCGGTTGGCGAGACTGGTGGGTGGCGCATTCGGGCTGTCGCGGGTCAGCGAAGACCGGAAGCGCGCGATTCAGCGGGTGGTGCCGCAGGAATACACCCGCGCCGACGATGCCGACTTCTATTGGCCGACGGGCACTGAGCCGCAGACGTGGCGCACCGTGCGCGTCCCCGAAACAGGCGAGAGTCGTCCAATCGACGAGGTGAGTCTGGTCGAACTTGGGAACGCGATGGTCGTAGTGGCCGAGCAATCCGGCGGCGCGATGAAGGACGACCTCAAGCGTCAAGCAATGGCGCTGTTCGGGGTCAAGCGGATGGGAGCGGCCGTGACGACACGCCTCGACGCCGCACTGGAACGCGCTGTGGCCGTGGGGAAGTTAAGAGTGCTGCCGTCGGGGGTTGTGGTGGCAGGGTCGGCATGA
- a CDS encoding AAA family ATPase produces MRAEPLLRSRLKAPRKERLSQVLATLQPEQYRLITAPASDSIIIEGGPGTGKTIIASHRAAYFIHDDPNTPTTCDGDIILIGPTPEYCKHVSEVIHELTGDSPRVKVVALTDLNDLPLQRRNKVPSELNHVSAGDKNMSSRLPKSLRGTKTSIPALVHAARVQLTAGRDMRLTVAKVYEFVRGNGSAGRPLTQEFAWRNYLRTLPSYTQAQSNRSLSWLLESIEHSLGPFAAPNAAVHPVAEEPRNLASPIRHVIVDEAQDLTASDWLSLRAIGHEGGWTIIGDLDQRRADNTFRHWTSVLKAVGLPGTTPCSTLQRGYRSTIPILEFAHRLLPRDTYRPIALQTDGPAPRIVETIREHVAGTVIQQIDRLVSQYPAGTIAVITTTPGLINTRLKRDPQRPNVKVLGVNQARGLEFDGVIVVEPADFPHNDRRQGPLYTALTRPNRELVVVHTKVLPLELQSGPRAAVRPTATNKPTRAATPRRRAKATKPKLRRLPKPGKSVRGQPGAPDQTP; encoded by the coding sequence ATGCGCGCCGAGCCGTTGCTGCGCTCCCGACTGAAGGCACCGCGCAAGGAGCGGCTTTCGCAGGTACTCGCCACGTTGCAACCAGAGCAATACCGACTAATCACGGCTCCGGCAAGCGACAGCATCATCATCGAGGGCGGCCCCGGTACGGGCAAGACAATCATCGCCTCGCACCGAGCTGCGTACTTCATTCACGACGACCCCAACACCCCGACCACATGCGACGGCGACATCATCCTCATAGGCCCCACCCCTGAGTACTGCAAGCATGTCAGCGAGGTCATACACGAGCTGACGGGCGACTCGCCGCGGGTGAAGGTAGTCGCGCTGACCGATTTGAACGACCTGCCGCTGCAGCGCAGGAACAAAGTGCCGTCAGAACTCAACCATGTCTCGGCGGGAGACAAGAATATGTCGTCGCGACTCCCCAAGTCGCTCCGCGGCACCAAGACCTCCATCCCGGCTTTGGTGCATGCCGCGAGGGTGCAACTAACGGCAGGCCGCGATATGCGGCTCACAGTCGCAAAGGTCTATGAATTTGTTCGAGGGAACGGCTCGGCAGGACGGCCGCTCACTCAGGAGTTCGCTTGGCGCAACTATCTGCGGACACTTCCCTCCTATACACAGGCACAGTCGAATCGCAGCCTCTCGTGGTTACTGGAATCGATTGAACACAGTCTTGGGCCGTTCGCCGCTCCAAATGCCGCTGTGCACCCCGTCGCAGAAGAGCCACGGAACCTGGCGTCTCCCATCCGACACGTCATAGTCGACGAAGCACAAGATTTGACAGCATCAGACTGGCTTAGTCTGCGCGCAATCGGCCATGAAGGAGGGTGGACGATTATCGGGGATCTCGATCAGCGCCGCGCTGACAACACATTCCGGCACTGGACGTCCGTCCTCAAAGCGGTCGGGCTTCCAGGTACCACCCCCTGCAGTACCCTGCAACGCGGCTACCGGTCGACCATCCCGATCCTCGAATTCGCCCACCGGTTGCTTCCACGCGATACGTACCGCCCGATTGCGCTCCAGACGGATGGCCCAGCTCCAAGAATCGTGGAGACAATACGTGAACACGTTGCTGGAACTGTCATTCAACAGATTGACCGCCTGGTCTCGCAGTACCCCGCAGGGACGATCGCCGTTATCACAACGACGCCCGGGTTGATCAACACACGGTTGAAGCGAGACCCTCAGCGCCCCAACGTGAAAGTTCTAGGAGTTAACCAGGCACGAGGACTGGAGTTCGACGGGGTAATTGTTGTAGAGCCCGCCGACTTTCCTCACAACGACCGCCGACAGGGCCCGCTGTATACGGCGTTGACGAGGCCGAACCGCGAATTAGTCGTCGTACACACCAAAGTTCTGCCGCTCGAACTGCAATCGGGTCCTCGTGCCGCCGTTCGCCCCACCGCGACCAATAAGCCAACACGTGCAGCGACACCCAGGAGGCGAGCAAAAGCTACGAAGCCCAAGCTTCGACGTTTACCAAAGCCCGGCAAGTCGGTACGTGGTCAGCCTGGTGCGCCAGACCAGACCCCTTAG